The following coding sequences lie in one Arachis stenosperma cultivar V10309 chromosome 5, arast.V10309.gnm1.PFL2, whole genome shotgun sequence genomic window:
- the LOC130979658 gene encoding nucleolar protein 12, producing the protein MGKKKPKDPPQTDLASPHPAAGIFSSLFAAAPEPSTALASLFSDDNPFRRKPTQPSQESNEQTQIPNNVGSAQHDTGEEKRKRKTLEEKPSADSASEASGKKRKYHESIEEAKGSDLAIEKNDEGKEEKKKKKRKREELEKEWEERKYGAVVDEEKEASLLENGKVGNKRKLLHDPADMMVSKEGFDDEEKLLRTVFVGNLPLKVKKKTLLKEFKKFGEVESVRIRSVPIQDTKKPRKGAILAKKINDAADSVHAYIVFKTEESAQASLSHNMAVVEGNHIRVDRACPPRKKLKGESTPLYDNKRTLFVGNLPFDVKDEELYQLFCSIPNLGTSVEAVRVVRDPHLNVGKGIAYVLFKTKEAANSALKKRNLKLRDRELRLSHAKADSTPSKKPKPKPKPSPAQAPGTPAKRKSLAMTSPSSSINRSNKKSNASYQGLRATKSDFKKKAHGGEKSKGRSEKRPSVAARKAKAKMLKESGSSKQAGMKRKLDSRTPDSSFRNKKVKKNR; encoded by the exons ATGGGCAAAAAGAAACCAAAGGACCCTCCACAAACCGACTTAGCTTCGCCCCATCCCGCCGCCGGAATTTTCTCCTCGCTCTTTGCCGCCGCTCCGGAACCAAGCACCGCCCTCGCTTCCTTATTCTCCGACGACAACCCCTTTCGGAGAAAGCCCACTCAACCTTCTCAGGAATCAAACGAACAAACTCAAATCCCTAACAATGTCGGATCCGCACAACACGACACCGGCGAGGAGAAGAGGAAAAGGAAAACATTAGAGGAGAAGCCCTCCGCCGATTCCGCAAGCGAAGCTTCGGGGAAGAAGAGGAAGTACCACGAGTCAATTGAAGAGGCCAAAGGCTCTGACTTGGCAATTGAAAAGAACGATGAGgggaaggaggagaagaagaagaagaagagaaaaagagaggaGCTTGAGAAGGAGTGGGAGGAGAGGAAGTACGGTGCGGTGGtggatgaagaaaaagaagcgtCTTTGTTGGAGAACGGAAAAGTTGGGAACAAGAGGAAGTTGCTGCATGACCCTGCTGATATGATGGTATCGAAGGAAGGGTTTGATGATGAGGAGAAGCTCTTGAGAACGGTATTCGTTGGAAATTTGCCTCtcaaggtgaagaagaagacccTGCTCAAAGAGTTCAAGAAGTTCGGTGAGGTTGAATCCGTGAGGATTCGTTCTGTTCCGATACAAGAC ACTAAAAAGCCTAGGAAGGGTGCTATCCTTGCGAAGAAAATCAATGATGCTGCTGATAG TGTTCATGCCTACATTGTTTTCAAAACGGAAGAATCTGCTCAGGCATCTTTGTCCCACAACATGGCAGTG GTTGAAGGGAATCATATTCGTGTTGATAGGGCATGCCCGCCCCGCAAGAAACTTAAAGGGGAGAGTACTCCACTTTATGATAACAAGAGAACTTTGTTTGTCGGCAACCTTCCATTTGATGTGAAG GATGAAGAACTATATCAGTTATTTTGTAGCATACCCAACCTGGGAACCAGTGTAGAAGCTGTAAGAGTTGTTAGAGATCCTCATCTTAATGTTGGAAAGGGTATTGCCTATGTGCTGTTTAAAACAAAG GAAGCTGCTAATTCTGCACTCAAGAAACGGAACTTGAAGCTTCGAGACCGAGAATTACGACTCAGTCATGCCAAGGCTGATTCCACTCCATCGAAAAAGCCAAAGCCAAAGCCAAAGCCATCACCAGCACAAGCTCCTGGCACCCCAGCCAAGAGAAAGTCTCTGGCTATGACGTCTCCTTCAAGCAGCATCAACAGGTCAAACAAAAAATCCAATGCATCTTACCAGGGTTTGCGTGCAACAAAATCTGATTTCAAGAAGAAAGCTCATGGAGGAGAAAAATCAAAAGGACGCTCGGAGAAACGACCATCAGTTGCTGCCAGAAAAGCCAAAGCAAAAATGCTCAAAGAAAGTGGTTCATCAAAACAAGCTGGGATGAAACGCAAGCTTGATAGTCGTACTCCAGATAGCTCCTTCAGAAATAAGAAGGTGAAGAAGAATAGGTAG
- the LOC130979659 gene encoding uncharacterized membrane protein At4g09580, which yields MGKEGGDTVGEVLPPPSPSSKFPLSAWETAVASSVVLGFAAGICGVYLTMPDSDYSFLKLPRTLEDLQLLRDNLENYTSDYTAQVLVGYCVVYIFMQTFMIPGTVFMSLLAGALFGVLKGVALVVFTATAGASSCYFLSKLIGRPLLSSLAPEKLKFFQNEVAKRRKSLLNYMLFLRLTPTLPNTFINFASPIVDVPYHIFFLATVIGLVPAAYVTVRAGLALGELQSVGDLYDFNSIATLFFIGLVSVTPTLISKNES from the exons ATGGGGAAGGAGGGTGGCGACACCGTTGGGGAGGTACTGCCGCCGCCGTCGCCGTCGTCGAAGTTCCCATTGAGCGCCTGGGAAACTGCGGTGGCTTCATCGGTGGTTTTGGGATTCGCGGCCGGTATATGCGGCGTATACCTAACGATGCCGGATTCCGATTACAGCTTCCTTAAGCTCCCTCGCACCCTTGAAGATCTTCAACTCCTTAG AGATAACCTTGAGAACTATACAAGTGACTACACTGCACAAGTCCTGGTGGGATACTGCGTGGTATATATTTTCATGCAGACTTTCATGATTCCAGGGACTGTGTTCATGTCGTTGCTTGCTGGAGCTCTTTTTGGAGTCTTAAAAGGCGTAGCTCTGGTTGTGTTCACTGCCACAGCAGGAGCTTCTTCATGCTATTTCCTGTCAAAATTGATTGGGCGACCCCTTCTCTCCTCTCTTGCACCagaaaaattgaaattcttTCAAAATGAG GTGgctaaaagaagaaaaagtttGTTGAACTACATGCTTTTCCTGAGACTGACTCCCACCTTGCCTAATACATTTATTAACTTTGCTTCACCAATTGTTGATGTTCCTTATCATATTTTCTTCCTGGCAACTGTTATTGGACTCGTACCTGCTGCATATGTCACTGTCAGG GCTGGGTTGGCTCTTGGAGAGCTGCAATCAGTGGGGGATCTCTACGATTTCAACTCAATTGCTACCTTGTTCTTCATAGGTCTTGTCTCGGTTACACCCACGCTAATTAGCAAGAACGAGTCATAG